A genomic segment from Flavobacterium litorale encodes:
- a CDS encoding GxxExxY protein — protein sequence MLHKRLTGEILKVFYDVYNELGYGFLERVYQNTLFIELKQRGFDVAAQKKISVYYKEHLVGDYFADIIVNNKIILELKAAKCIVEEFEYQLINYLKSTDCEVGLLLNFGKEPEFARKIFSNAKKKIHVNSPDSIHPHPIK from the coding sequence ATGCTTCATAAACGTTTAACAGGAGAGATACTCAAAGTATTTTATGATGTCTATAACGAGCTTGGTTATGGCTTTCTTGAAAGGGTATATCAAAATACACTATTTATTGAATTAAAACAGCGGGGCTTTGATGTTGCAGCTCAGAAGAAAATATCGGTATATTATAAAGAACATTTGGTAGGCGATTATTTTGCTGACATTATTGTAAATAACAAAATAATTTTAGAATTAAAGGCTGCGAAATGTATTGTTGAAGAATTTGAATATCAATTGATAAATTATCTTAAAAGCACAGACTGCGAAGTTGGACTGTTGCTGAATTTTGGAAAAGAGCCAGAGTTCGCTCGTAAAATTTTTAGTAATGCTAAGAAAAAAATTCATGTGAATTCGCCTGATTCGATTCATCCGCATCCAATTAAATAA
- a CDS encoding nucleoside phosphorylase, with protein MSIKQSELILNPDGSVYHLNLKPENIAHNIIFVGDQNRVEKITQHFDSIEFSTQKREFKTQTGSYKGKKLTVLATGIGPDNIDIVLNELDALVNINLETRKPKSELTSLNIVRVGTSGSLQPDIPVDSFVMSEYGLGLDNMLRSYAMDGISQPDLEDAFINHTHWDARKGRPYAINCSKTLMELMDSENIHKGITATSGGFYGAQGRVLRLEIQDTSLNSKMDNFNFKGNRITNLEMETAAIYGLSALLGHNALSLNAIIANRATGNFSTDPYKVVNNLIEYTLERIVQI; from the coding sequence ATGAGTATAAAGCAATCAGAACTTATATTAAACCCCGATGGCAGTGTTTATCATCTAAACTTAAAGCCTGAAAATATTGCACACAATATTATTTTTGTGGGCGACCAAAACAGGGTTGAGAAAATAACACAGCATTTTGATAGTATTGAATTTAGTACCCAAAAACGAGAGTTTAAAACACAAACGGGTAGCTATAAAGGCAAAAAGCTAACAGTACTCGCTACAGGTATTGGTCCTGATAATATTGATATTGTATTAAACGAATTGGATGCTCTGGTTAACATAAATCTCGAAACCCGAAAACCAAAATCAGAACTTACATCTTTAAATATTGTACGTGTGGGTACATCAGGCTCATTACAACCTGATATTCCCGTAGATAGCTTTGTGATGTCCGAATACGGGCTTGGACTAGATAATATGTTACGTTCGTACGCAATGGATGGTATTTCGCAACCTGATTTAGAAGACGCTTTTATTAACCACACCCATTGGGATGCACGCAAAGGCAGACCTTATGCTATAAACTGCAGCAAAACTTTAATGGAGTTAATGGACAGCGAAAATATACACAAAGGAATAACGGCAACCTCTGGTGGTTTTTACGGTGCGCAAGGCAGAGTATTACGCCTCGAAATTCAGGATACAAGCTTAAACAGTAAAATGGATAACTTTAACTTTAAAGGAAACAGAATAACCAATTTAGAGATGGAAACAGCAGCCATTTACGGGCTATCGGCTCTGTTAGGGCACAATGCATTATCGTTAAATGCCATTATTGCCAATAGGGCTACGGGTAATTTTAGTACCGACCCGTACAAAGTTGTAAACAACCTAATTGAGTATACTCTAGAACGAATTGTACAGATTTAG
- a CDS encoding isopenicillin N synthase family dioxygenase → MQNIPSVDLRDFLSDDPKRKQKFVNEIGKAYEDIGFVALKGHFLNDQLVKELYSEVKNFFNLPLATKEKYEIPGIGGQRGYVSFGKEHAKGRKEGDLKEFWHFGQYLEEGSKYADEYPDNVKVDELPKFNAVGKETYKMLEKTGVYVLRALALYLGLDEFYFDDYIAEGNSILRPIHYPPITTEPKNAVRAAAHGDINLITLLMGAQGKGLQVQNHNGEWIDAIAQPDELVINVGDMLSRHTNNKLKSTIHRVVNPPKELWGTSRYSIPFFMHPVSEMKLDCLDNCIDEENPKKYDDITAGDFLYERLVELGLIKK, encoded by the coding sequence ATGCAAAATATTCCAAGTGTAGATCTGCGTGATTTCCTTTCGGACGACCCGAAACGCAAACAAAAATTTGTAAATGAAATCGGTAAAGCCTATGAAGATATAGGGTTTGTAGCCTTAAAAGGGCATTTTCTTAACGACCAACTGGTTAAAGAACTGTACAGCGAGGTTAAAAACTTTTTTAATTTACCACTGGCCACTAAAGAAAAGTATGAAATTCCTGGCATTGGTGGGCAGCGTGGCTATGTATCGTTTGGTAAGGAGCATGCTAAAGGGCGTAAAGAGGGCGACTTAAAAGAGTTTTGGCACTTTGGACAGTATCTTGAAGAAGGCTCTAAATACGCCGATGAATATCCTGATAATGTAAAAGTAGATGAATTACCAAAATTTAATGCGGTAGGTAAAGAAACTTACAAAATGCTCGAAAAAACGGGTGTTTACGTACTACGTGCTTTGGCGCTATATTTAGGATTGGATGAGTTTTATTTTGACGATTACATAGCCGAAGGTAACAGCATACTCCGCCCTATACACTACCCACCTATTACTACCGAACCTAAAAATGCAGTACGTGCAGCAGCACACGGCGATATTAACCTAATTACACTATTAATGGGTGCACAGGGTAAAGGTTTACAAGTGCAAAACCACAACGGCGAATGGATCGATGCTATAGCGCAACCCGATGAATTGGTTATTAATGTAGGCGATATGCTTAGCAGACATACCAATAATAAACTAAAAAGTACCATACACCGTGTAGTAAATCCGCCAAAGGAATTATGGGGAACATCACGTTACTCCATACCATTTTTTATGCATCCTGTTAGTGAAATGAAGCTGGATTGTTTGGATAATTGTATTGATGAGGAGAATCCTAAAAAATATGACGACATAACAGCAGGCGATTTCCTTTACGAACGCCTGGTAGAGTTAGGGTTAATCAAAAAATAA
- a CDS encoding transglutaminase domain-containing protein, whose protein sequence is MTQKETTTFQQFKEKLRIKKPWDSIIILVLNILITIPVFIILHQNLIDPEWAFNLDRIFIVVVLIVVIQLVLQLLKTVIIICIFLYLIALVYGSFFGEYGFKAVFEDYQAMIYTMSANPNPQDIIISKLLPFPNKSEIIDAVEYNNPRVRNFALSATTKYFKDVKGYREQRKMIQCFAVFKEIRDRWNYVNDPKGREYIAYASESLQHFSGDCDDHAILMSACIRAIGGTPRIIHTGGHLYPEMLVGNKADLEIAIYLIKEVLFVNESRGKEIHYHIDERGQIWLNLDYTATYPGGPFMSEEILGALTLN, encoded by the coding sequence ATGACACAAAAGGAAACCACTACTTTTCAGCAATTTAAAGAAAAGCTTCGGATAAAAAAGCCGTGGGATTCCATTATAATACTAGTACTTAATATCCTTATTACTATACCAGTATTTATTATTTTACACCAAAACTTAATAGACCCTGAATGGGCTTTTAATTTAGACAGAATATTTATTGTAGTAGTACTAATTGTAGTAATACAGTTAGTATTACAGTTATTAAAAACCGTTATAATAATTTGTATCTTTTTGTACCTTATAGCGTTGGTATACGGCTCTTTTTTTGGTGAATATGGCTTTAAAGCCGTATTCGAGGATTATCAGGCAATGATATATACCATGTCTGCCAATCCCAACCCACAAGATATAATTATATCCAAACTACTACCTTTCCCGAATAAATCGGAAATTATAGATGCCGTAGAGTATAACAATCCACGTGTTCGGAATTTTGCTTTATCGGCCACTACCAAATATTTTAAAGATGTAAAAGGGTATCGTGAACAACGTAAAATGATACAATGTTTTGCTGTATTTAAAGAAATTAGAGACCGCTGGAATTATGTTAACGATCCTAAAGGACGGGAATACATTGCTTACGCCAGCGAGTCGCTACAGCACTTTTCGGGCGATTGTGATGATCATGCCATACTCATGTCGGCTTGTATACGTGCTATAGGTGGTACACCCCGTATTATACATACAGGAGGGCATTTATACCCCGAAATGTTAGTAGGCAACAAAGCTGACCTTGAAATAGCTATTTATTTAATTAAAGAAGTACTTTTTGTAAACGAAAGCCGTGGAAAAGAAATTCATTACCACATAGACGAACGCGGGCAAATATGGCTCAACCTCGACTATACTGCCACCTACCCTGGTGGTCCTTTTATGTCGGAAGAAATTCTTGGTGCTTTAACTTTGAATTAG
- a CDS encoding translation initiation factor, giving the protein MGKKINSLEDLGGFVFSTNEDFEYDTNDEQQETLPNNEQRLEAHLDKKNRGGKIATIIKGFEGTEDDLKALAKKLKTLCGVGGSAKEGEIIIQGNFRDKIMDYLTKQGYKVKRVGS; this is encoded by the coding sequence ATGGGAAAGAAAATAAACAGCTTGGAAGATCTCGGAGGGTTCGTATTCTCAACTAATGAAGATTTTGAGTATGATACTAACGATGAACAACAAGAGACCTTACCAAATAATGAGCAAAGACTGGAGGCACACCTCGATAAAAAAAACAGAGGGGGTAAAATAGCAACCATTATAAAAGGTTTTGAAGGAACTGAAGATGATTTAAAGGCGCTAGCAAAAAAACTAAAAACCCTTTGTGGTGTAGGAGGCTCGGCAAAAGAGGGAGAAATTATAATACAGGGCAACTTTCGCGATAAAATAATGGATTACCTAACAAAGCAAGGTTACAAAGTAAAACGTGTAGGGAGTTAA
- a CDS encoding thymidylate synthase, whose protein sequence is MYDILNSLLDISTNVTASKGKNSEIFGVLLKLKNPLARISRTETKGKPFSALGELLWYLSGSNELSFIQYYIKYYSDCSDDGKTIQGAYGPRIFNMHDKFNQLENVIKLLKENPQSRRAVISLFDASDLEMFYDSKENKRRLSKDIPCTCFLQFTVRSNKLNLYVSMRSNDAYVGLPHDIFCFTMIQELVAKSLQYDMGEYYHSVSSLHLYEKDYQKARNYINEGYQSTSFQMPAMPDGNPWEKIEILKSYETKIRNGEDFNLDDVNTEAYWYDLLLLIKIHSLYKSGLIDKIEELKCKVSSSIYTEYIEKKILDSIAKFAKKEE, encoded by the coding sequence ATGTATGATATACTTAATTCTCTTTTAGATATATCTACAAATGTTACAGCATCAAAAGGCAAAAATAGTGAGATTTTTGGTGTTTTATTAAAATTGAAAAATCCTCTTGCAAGAATAAGTAGAACTGAAACTAAAGGTAAACCCTTTAGTGCTTTGGGGGAATTATTATGGTATCTTTCAGGTAGTAACGAATTATCGTTCATACAATATTATATAAAGTATTATTCAGACTGTTCAGATGATGGCAAAACTATTCAAGGTGCTTATGGTCCTCGAATATTTAATATGCATGATAAGTTTAATCAACTTGAAAATGTAATTAAGCTACTAAAAGAAAATCCACAAAGTAGGAGAGCGGTTATATCACTTTTTGATGCTTCAGATCTTGAAATGTTTTATGATAGTAAAGAAAATAAGAGAAGACTTTCTAAAGATATCCCATGTACATGTTTTTTACAGTTTACTGTTAGAAGTAATAAACTTAATTTATATGTATCTATGAGATCTAATGATGCATATGTTGGTTTACCTCATGATATATTTTGTTTTACCATGATTCAAGAACTTGTTGCCAAATCTTTGCAATATGATATGGGAGAATATTATCATTCCGTTTCCAGTTTACATTTGTATGAAAAAGATTATCAGAAGGCGAGAAATTATATAAATGAAGGATATCAGTCAACAAGTTTTCAAATGCCTGCTATGCCTGACGGAAATCCTTGGGAAAAAATAGAAATCCTTAAAAGCTATGAAACTAAAATTCGTAATGGTGAGGATTTTAATCTGGATGATGTTAATACTGAAGCATACTGGTATGACTTACTTTTATTAATTAAAATACATTCTTTATATAAGAGTGGACTTATTGATAAAATAGAAGAGCTAAAATGTAAAGTTTCTTCATCAATATATACCGAATATATAGAGAAAAAAATTTTAGATAGTATTGCTAAATTTGCAAAAAAAGAAGAATGA
- a CDS encoding thiol-disulfide oxidoreductase DCC family protein has product MKELPKDKKVILFDGVCNLCNSAVQYVIKRDDKDIFRFVALQSEVGQEITNHIGIDTSKVDSIILYEPNKAYYYKAEAAIKIASELGVIYKLMQLFLILPKGINNRVYDYVAKNRYKWYGKKEACMIPTPEMKAKFL; this is encoded by the coding sequence TTGAAAGAATTGCCAAAAGATAAAAAAGTAATACTATTTGATGGCGTGTGCAATTTATGCAATTCGGCAGTACAATACGTTATTAAAAGAGATGATAAGGATATTTTCCGCTTTGTAGCTTTGCAATCGGAAGTAGGACAAGAAATAACTAATCATATCGGTATAGATACTTCTAAAGTAGACTCTATAATATTGTACGAGCCCAATAAAGCGTATTACTATAAGGCGGAAGCTGCTATTAAAATAGCTTCGGAATTGGGCGTTATTTATAAATTAATGCAGTTGTTTTTAATATTACCAAAAGGGATAAATAATCGTGTTTATGATTATGTTGCCAAAAACCGCTACAAATGGTATGGCAAAAAAGAGGCGTGTATGATACCTACTCCAGAAATGAAAGCTAAATTTTTGTAA
- a CDS encoding substrate-binding domain-containing protein: MKTIKIAGVPEHFNLPWHLCIENESFKNKDINVEWNDVPEGTGRLCQMLRTGETDIAVILTEGIIKDIAAGNNSKIVQVYVQSPLIWGIHVAANSNYQSISELKNRKVAISRYGSGSQLMAIVNAKNQGWNTDNLDFEVINTLDGAVTALTNGTADYFMWERFMTKPIVDAGIFRRVGNCPTPWPCFVIAVRNEVLEKDSEVIGTILATINKATREFKNIPNIANTLAKRYNQKPKDIQEWLTLTEWSQSKLDKNTFETVQNQLVDLNIITQKTIFDTATG; this comes from the coding sequence ATGAAAACAATAAAAATAGCTGGCGTACCCGAACACTTTAACCTGCCGTGGCACCTGTGTATAGAAAACGAATCCTTTAAAAATAAGGATATTAATGTTGAATGGAATGATGTTCCAGAAGGTACGGGCAGGTTGTGCCAAATGTTGCGTACTGGCGAAACCGACATTGCCGTAATACTTACCGAAGGTATTATTAAAGATATTGCAGCAGGTAATAACAGTAAAATTGTACAAGTATACGTACAATCGCCATTAATATGGGGTATTCACGTAGCAGCAAACAGCAATTATCAATCCATTTCGGAACTAAAAAATAGAAAAGTAGCCATAAGCCGATATGGTTCAGGCTCACAGCTTATGGCTATTGTAAATGCTAAAAATCAAGGTTGGAACACTGATAACTTGGATTTTGAAGTTATAAATACACTTGATGGTGCTGTAACCGCACTTACTAACGGAACAGCGGACTATTTTATGTGGGAGCGTTTTATGACAAAACCTATTGTAGATGCAGGCATTTTTAGGCGCGTAGGCAACTGCCCTACCCCATGGCCCTGCTTTGTTATTGCCGTACGTAACGAAGTGCTAGAGAAAGATAGCGAGGTTATTGGAACAATTTTAGCTACAATAAATAAAGCTACCAGAGAGTTTAAAAATATACCTAATATTGCAAACACACTTGCAAAGCGTTATAACCAAAAACCAAAGGATATACAGGAATGGCTTACCCTTACAGAATGGTCGCAAAGTAAGTTGGATAAAAATACGTTTGAAACCGTACAAAACCAATTGGTGGATTTAAACATAATTACGCAAAAAACAATCTTTGATACAGCTACAGGATAA
- a CDS encoding alkaline phosphatase D family protein yields the protein MESKSNSRRSFLKKSLIVSGGIILAPNFISCSSDDDSAASFNPEGYTNKNFDQGVASFDPSSSSVIIWTRYNKPGSEIIWEVATDTSFDTLVRTGTITTDSTRDNTIAIELTELDADQKLYYRFVNVADEALSVTGETITLPVNANQVKLAVCSCSNYQAGLFTAYDAMAKSDADIIVHLGDYFYEYGAGGYGASDENAFLNRDHKPAGEIISLNDYRTRYKQYRSDVHLQLAHQKKPFICVWDDHEITNDAYKDGAENHTEATEGSYQVRKQNALQAYSEFLPFSRQDSSNNELIYRTINIGGLVDLMMLDTRIIGRDKQLNIGNYYTAAGFDGAAFQADLTDASRSLLGTTQRNWVINQIGASTAKWQVLGQQVLMGNMHVPAEMITAFGSPNFNQILGELVQIKVRMQNNDPTLTNEERARVLTTIPYNLDAWDGYPIDREAIYSALGGKKIVTLAGDTHNAWNNTLYAQDGTEVGIELATSSVSSPGFETYLGDVDASVIAGFQQALTILIDGLSYFDASRRGFMMTTFTQAEVKSEWMFVSTILSENYATEVGYTVIYS from the coding sequence ATGGAATCAAAAAGTAATAGTAGAAGGAGTTTTCTTAAAAAATCTTTAATTGTATCTGGAGGAATTATTTTAGCCCCAAATTTTATTAGCTGTAGTAGTGATGATGATAGTGCTGCTAGCTTTAACCCTGAGGGGTATACCAATAAGAATTTCGACCAAGGTGTTGCCAGTTTCGACCCGAGTAGCTCTTCGGTAATTATCTGGACACGTTATAATAAGCCAGGTAGCGAAATTATATGGGAAGTTGCTACTGATACTTCTTTTGATACCCTAGTACGTACGGGAACTATAACTACTGATAGTACACGCGATAATACCATTGCTATTGAACTTACAGAGCTTGATGCTGACCAAAAATTATACTATCGTTTTGTGAACGTGGCAGACGAAGCATTGTCTGTAACAGGTGAAACGATAACATTGCCTGTAAACGCCAACCAAGTAAAATTAGCAGTTTGCTCATGCTCTAACTACCAAGCAGGGTTATTTACGGCTTACGATGCTATGGCAAAATCGGATGCTGATATTATAGTACACTTAGGTGACTATTTTTACGAATATGGAGCAGGAGGATATGGCGCATCTGATGAAAATGCATTTTTGAATAGAGACCATAAGCCTGCGGGAGAAATCATATCGTTAAACGATTACAGAACACGCTACAAACAATATAGGTCTGATGTTCATTTACAACTTGCACACCAAAAGAAACCTTTTATATGTGTTTGGGACGACCACGAAATAACAAACGATGCGTATAAAGATGGTGCAGAAAACCATACCGAAGCTACCGAAGGAAGCTACCAAGTAAGAAAACAAAATGCACTGCAAGCCTATAGTGAATTTTTACCATTTTCAAGACAAGATTCTAGTAATAACGAGTTAATATACAGAACTATTAATATTGGTGGTTTGGTTGATTTAATGATGCTAGATACCAGAATTATTGGGCGCGATAAGCAACTCAATATTGGTAATTACTATACTGCTGCTGGATTTGATGGTGCTGCTTTCCAAGCTGATCTTACAGATGCCTCGAGATCGTTATTAGGTACTACACAACGCAACTGGGTTATAAACCAAATTGGTGCCAGCACAGCCAAGTGGCAAGTGTTAGGGCAACAAGTACTAATGGGTAATATGCACGTACCTGCCGAAATGATAACTGCTTTTGGAAGCCCAAACTTTAACCAGATATTAGGAGAGCTAGTGCAAATAAAAGTACGAATGCAAAATAACGACCCTACACTTACCAACGAAGAGCGTGCAAGAGTACTAACTACAATACCGTATAACCTAGATGCTTGGGATGGTTACCCAATAGACAGAGAAGCTATATATAGTGCCCTAGGCGGTAAAAAAATAGTTACACTAGCAGGCGATACCCACAATGCATGGAACAATACCTTATACGCACAAGATGGTACAGAGGTTGGTATTGAGTTAGCGACTTCTAGCGTTAGCTCGCCAGGTTTTGAAACGTATTTGGGAGATGTGGATGCCAGTGTTATAGCAGGATTCCAGCAAGCGCTAACCATATTAATTGATGGATTATCGTACTTTGATGCTTCCAGACGAGGCTTTATGATGACTACGTTTACACAAGCAGAAGTAAAATCGGAATGGATGTTTGTAAGTACTATTTTATCTGAAAATTATGCTACAGAGGTAGGGTATACGGTTATCTATTCGTAA
- the ung gene encoding uracil-DNA glycosylase: MNVAIHPSWKEVLKDEFEQPYFENLISFVKQEYTTHTCYPKGSTIFAAFDHCPFDKVKVVILGQDPYHGPKQANGLCFSVSDGIPKPPSLVNIFREIQDDLGKPVPESGNLERWAEQGVLLLNATLTVRQGQAASHQGKGWETFTDAVIKKISDEKNDIVFMLWGGYAKKKGAKVDRSKHDVLESGHPSPLSANKGHWFGNKHFSKANGLLEVKGKTPIVW, encoded by the coding sequence ATGAATGTTGCTATACATCCTTCGTGGAAAGAGGTACTAAAAGACGAATTTGAACAGCCTTATTTTGAAAACCTTATTAGTTTTGTAAAGCAAGAATACACTACACATACTTGTTACCCGAAAGGCAGTACTATTTTTGCTGCTTTTGACCATTGTCCTTTTGATAAGGTAAAAGTTGTAATACTGGGGCAAGACCCTTACCATGGACCAAAACAAGCCAATGGTTTATGTTTTTCGGTTAGCGATGGTATACCTAAACCACCATCGTTAGTTAATATTTTTAGGGAGATACAAGACGATTTGGGTAAACCTGTTCCAGAGTCGGGTAATTTAGAGCGTTGGGCGGAGCAGGGTGTTTTGCTACTTAATGCTACGTTAACGGTTAGGCAGGGGCAGGCAGCGAGCCACCAAGGTAAAGGATGGGAAACATTTACCGATGCGGTTATTAAAAAAATATCTGACGAAAAAAATGATATTGTTTTTATGCTTTGGGGTGGTTATGCCAAAAAGAAGGGTGCTAAAGTGGATAGGAGTAAGCACGATGTATTAGAGTCGGGGCACCCGTCGCCATTAAGTGCTAATAAGGGGCATTGGTTTGGTAATAAGCATTTTAGTAAAGCGAATGGGTTACTTGAAGTTAAAGGAAAGACACCGATAGTTTGGTAA
- a CDS encoding endonuclease MutS2, translated as MISITQKTLNDLEFNTVLETVAEGCNTELGKEKALQITPYKNKELLMQSLKQTSEYVSSFDNNNALPNHGFEAINNELKFLAIEDSYLEAPAFRKIAALSETTNTLLKFLEKFNEYYPNLYKRSTTVEYAKELVKSIEQVVDKFGEIKDDASPELQAIRRSMNEVKVRINQSFTSALSHYNGLGYLDDIKESVVENRRVLAVLAMYRRKVKGSILGSSKTGSITYIEPETTLRYSRELSNYEYEEKEEVKKILLQLSAITRPYIPVLQEYQEFLTDVDVIASKAKYARRINGLLPNITEEKKLFFRDAFHPILYLNNKQKKEPTYPQTIELRQDNRIIVISGPNAGGKSITLKTIGLLQLMLQCGLLIPVHERSETFLFDRIMTDIGDNQSIENHLSTYSYRLKNMNYFLKKCNAKTLFLIDEFGTGSDPELGGALAETFLEEFYNREAFGIITTHYSNLKMLANELPYATNANMLFDERSLEPMYKLILGQAGSSFTFEVAQKNGIPYGLINRAKKKIEKGKVRFDKTIATLQKERSKLEKTSLNLKEEEIKAREESKKMESINSKIQQKLESYQELYDANQRLIYMGQKLDDISEKYFNNKNKKELIGEFLKMVEIENSKRKKLTVKQKKVKQVQQQKIVAEVKEKVEVIREVKKERKKKEKPIEKPKAILKVGDRVRMIDGKAVGTLDSIERNKATVNYGIFTSKVGIDALELVEAVKK; from the coding sequence ATGATTAGTATTACACAAAAGACATTAAACGATTTAGAATTTAATACAGTGCTCGAAACCGTTGCAGAAGGATGCAACACTGAACTCGGAAAAGAAAAAGCACTACAAATAACACCTTACAAAAATAAGGAGCTTTTAATGCAATCGTTAAAGCAAACATCAGAGTATGTTTCGTCGTTTGATAATAATAATGCACTGCCCAATCATGGTTTTGAGGCGATTAATAACGAGCTAAAGTTTTTAGCGATAGAAGATAGTTACCTTGAGGCACCTGCCTTTAGGAAAATTGCAGCACTATCAGAAACTACCAATACATTACTTAAATTTCTAGAAAAGTTTAACGAATACTATCCCAACCTCTATAAAAGAAGTACAACGGTAGAATATGCTAAAGAGCTTGTAAAAAGCATAGAGCAAGTAGTAGATAAATTTGGAGAGATAAAAGACGATGCGTCGCCAGAATTACAAGCAATTCGTCGAAGCATGAATGAAGTAAAGGTCAGGATAAACCAAAGCTTTACATCGGCATTAAGCCATTATAACGGTTTAGGATATCTGGACGATATAAAGGAAAGCGTTGTCGAAAATCGTCGCGTGCTTGCTGTTTTAGCCATGTACCGTCGTAAAGTAAAAGGATCAATACTCGGTAGTTCAAAAACAGGAAGTATTACGTATATAGAACCTGAAACTACGTTACGCTACTCGCGCGAATTGAGTAATTACGAATATGAGGAAAAAGAAGAGGTAAAAAAAATATTACTACAGCTTAGTGCCATAACACGCCCATACATACCCGTTTTACAAGAATATCAAGAGTTTTTAACTGATGTAGATGTTATTGCTAGCAAAGCAAAGTACGCAAGGCGTATTAATGGGCTTTTACCCAATATAACCGAAGAAAAGAAGTTGTTTTTTAGGGATGCCTTCCACCCTATACTCTACCTAAACAATAAGCAAAAAAAAGAGCCTACCTACCCACAAACTATTGAACTAAGGCAGGATAACAGGATTATAGTAATATCAGGACCCAATGCAGGAGGTAAAAGTATTACACTAAAAACAATAGGATTATTACAACTAATGCTACAATGCGGTTTATTAATACCTGTGCATGAGCGTAGTGAAACCTTTTTGTTTGATAGGATAATGACGGACATTGGTGATAACCAGTCCATAGAGAATCATTTAAGTACCTATAGCTATCGGCTTAAAAACATGAATTACTTTTTAAAGAAGTGTAATGCTAAAACACTTTTTTTAATTGACGAATTTGGTACAGGTTCTGACCCCGAATTGGGCGGTGCATTAGCCGAAACATTCTTGGAGGAGTTTTATAACCGAGAAGCATTTGGCATTATAACAACACACTATAGCAATTTAAAAATGCTAGCCAATGAGTTACCTTATGCTACCAATGCCAACATGTTGTTCGACGAACGATCGTTAGAACCCATGTACAAGTTAATACTAGGGCAAGCAGGTAGCTCGTTTACATTTGAGGTAGCACAAAAAAATGGTATCCCATATGGGCTTATAAATCGGGCTAAAAAGAAAATAGAAAAGGGCAAAGTACGCTTTGATAAAACTATAGCAACACTCCAAAAAGAGCGCTCTAAGTTAGAAAAAACATCGCTCAACCTTAAAGAGGAGGAAATAAAAGCACGTGAGGAGAGCAAAAAAATGGAGAGCATAAATAGTAAAATTCAGCAAAAGCTGGAAAGCTATCAGGAGTTGTACGATGCTAACCAACGCCTAATATATATGGGGCAAAAGTTGGATGATATTAGCGAAAAATACTTCAACAATAAAAATAAGAAGGAGCTTATTGGCGAATTCCTGAAAATGGTTGAAATTGAAAACTCGAAACGTAAAAAGCTAACAGTAAAACAAAAAAAGGTAAAGCAAGTACAGCAACAAAAAATAGTAGCCGAAGTAAAAGAAAAAGTTGAAGTTATACGAGAGGTTAAAAAGGAAAGAAAGAAGAAAGAAAAGCCTATTGAGAAACCTAAAGCTATACTTAAAGTTGGCGATAGGGTACGTATGATTGATGGAAAAGCAGTAGGAACGCTAGATAGTATAGAGCGTAATAAAGCTACTGTTAATTATGGTATATTTACATCTAAAGTGGGTATTGATGCTTTAGAGCTTGTAGAAGCGGTTAAGAAATAA